In the genome of Candidatus Delongbacteria bacterium, the window ATTTTAACATGTACCTACCCCTCCCCTCAAAACAAATCCACTCCAAAGTATTTGGCTATCACCGCTGTAAGTATAAAGCACACAAATGTTACAATTACACAAATTCCCAGTGAAGCAAAAAAAGAAAACCTATTGTATAGATAAGGAAAAATTAGAAACATTGGCAATGTAGGTACCACATACCAAAATGTATAATAAGCATGATTTGAAATCTTAGATTTATCCGTATTCTCCACAAACATCCAAATCATCGCCAGTATCGTAACTGTAGGTAGTGACGCTATCAATGATCCTAATTTATCACTACGTTTGACCACTTCGGAAATAAAAACTATTATTCCGGCAGTTATAAAAAACTTTGTAATTATCCAATACATCTCATCTTACCCTTCACAACTCTGGTATGTCCTGATATATCCTTGATAAAATCTATCTCATAATTCTCAAATATTTTTGAAATATCATCCTTTTGGTTATACCCGATCTCAAAAAGGAATAATCCGTCACCTTTCAAAATTAAGGGCAAAAGCTCTGCAAATCTTCGGTAAAATTTTAAACCATCACCACCATCGGTAAGTGCTCCCCGAGGCTCATAATTTTTCACTTCACTATCAAGATTTTCATACTCATGTAATGGAATGTATGGCGGATTAGAAACTACTATATCAAATTTTTCCTTTACTCGAAACTCTTCCAGTATATCTCTTTTGAAAAAAGAAACTCGTTCCGAGACTCCATTAATCTTTCCATTCTCTTTTGCTGTTTCCAAAGCGTCATCAGAAATATCAATGGCTATAAACTCGCAATTTTGGCATTCACAGAGTACCGAAATCGGGATACAACCGCTACCGGTTCCTATATCCAAAATTCTATATAATTTATCAGATTTTTTTAAAATATCGATAAGTTCTGCAGCTAAAACTTCAGTGTCAAATCTAGGTATAAGTACATTTTTATTCACTTTATAATTGTTTCCTAAAAATCCTGTTTCTCCCAAAATATACTGTAAAGGCTCGCCATTTTTCCGTCTTTTCAACAACTCTCTTATCTCTGCTAACTCACTCTCATTTACCGGTTTTTCAAATTGTAAATAAAGATCCAGCCGTTTGATTTTGAAGTAGGAGGACAAGATCTGCTCCGCTTCAAATCTGGAATTTTCAATATTATTTTTAGTGAAAAAATCTTTCGTTAGGTTTAATATATCCAATAATCTATAGGTACTCATCTACAATCTTTCTGCAATTGTTCAAAATTATATCGTTGTCCCCATCAAAAAGTGTTCTTATGGAGATAATGTATGTTTCATTGGATACGTAACCAAAAACTGGAACTTCGCCTATAGTTCTCATTAAATTAGCAAATCTGTTACAGGAAATTTTCTGCTGTGTAAAACTAACACCAAATCCTTTTATTGTTTCAGTAGGCAATGTTCCCGATCCTGCCTGATCTTCCAATTCAATTATCTTGAAATTGATTTTATCTTGTATATTTTGATATAGCAGATTAAATAAATTTTCTGCTTTTTCTTTGAGTTTATCTTTTGGTGTTGTAAGGAGTTCATAAGTTTTATTTAACTTTGCATAATCATTTCTGAAAAATCCTTTTAAAGTTTCTTCCAAAAGCGATAATCTCAATTTATCCATTCTGAATGCTCGCATTAGAGGATTCTTTTTGACTCTATCTATTAACTCTTTTTTACCGGCTATAACCCCACATTGTGGTCCGCCAAGACTTTTATCTCCACTGAATGAAACTAAGCCAATTCCTGCTTTCAAACTATCTGAAACAAGTGGTTCATAAGGTAAGCCATGTATGGAAAGATCTTTTATCACACCTCCACCAAGATCAAAATAGGTTTCAACATTGTGTTTCTTTCCTAATTCTGCGAGCTCTTCAATCTCAATCTCTTTTGTAAACCCCATCACTCTGTAATTGCTGGTGTGAACTTTTACTAAAGCCCCTGTATTTTCTGAAATAGCATTCTCATAATCTTTCAGGTGGGTTTTGTTGGTTGTCCCCACTTCTATCATTATTGCACCAGACTTTTTAATTATATCCGGCATTCTGAAAGCTCCACCTATTTCAACCTGTTCACCTCTAGAAATTACCACTTCCTTATCTTCAGAAAGAGTATTTAAACAGATCATAACGGCAGCAGCGTTATTGTTTACTACTGTAGCTGCTTCTGCACCGGTTAGTAAAGCTACTAAACTATCTATCTTATCTTCTCGTCGTCCTCTTTTTCCACTTTCCACATCCACTTCAAGTGTGGAATATCCTCTCAAAATCTCATTTAATTTATCAATGGCATTTTCTGATAAAGGAGCTCTTCCAAGACCAGTGTTTAAAACAATACCTGTTCCGTTTACTACTTTTCCGGTAAATACCGCAAAAATATCTGTAATTTTCTTATGAACTTTTTCGATAATCCAATCCTCGTCAAAGCTATCTATCTTACCTGCCAAAATAAGGGATCTTAGTTCATCGATTACCTCATTTATAAATTTTAGAACAAAATTCCTTTCATACAAGTTAAAGAATTGCTCTAATTTTTCAGATTTTATAAGATTATCGATTTTGGGGATTGATTTTAAAAGTTCTTTATTCAAATTATACTCCATAATTTTTGAATAGATAGGAAACTATTTGATAAACACCTTCGGAGGTTTTACCCTCACTTACACCTATAAAATTATTATTATAGTCACTTAAAGATCTGAAACTTCTAACAGTAATTCCATCAAGCTTTTTTGAATAATTATTTGGTACGAAGCTCATGTCTGACTTTTCCAGCATTTCCAGATCATTTAATGAGTCCGCAATTCCTACAATTATATCGTCATCATTGGCTATATATTTTAGACCAAAATATTTATTGGCAAAAGCAGGCACTATATCTACTGCGACACTTGAGTGTGTAATTCTATAATAATCATCTTTATCATCTTCAAGATAACTACAAGTAGTCTTGAAAAATTTCTCTACACTTTCACCAAAATTTGTGAACATTGAGATGGAGGAAAGTCTACGAGCATATTTATAAATTTCAGGAAACTCTTCAGATTCTAATCTTTTTTGCAGTTTTTTAATCTTCTCTACATCGACACTTTCTGTTATTACTGTTTCTGTAAGATTATCGTAGGAAATTACAGCTCCCGTTTCCAAAACAGAACCATCGAAAAGCTCTAGAAGATCACCTAATTTTCTCTGAACAAATGGAAGATCATTTCCAGTGCATACATACAGTTTAAAATTTGATGGCTTCTCTCTAAAAAGATTTTTCAATTTATCGTAATAATCACTTCTTACTTTTTCATCATCATCCAATAAGGTGCCGTGGAGATCTATACCTACTATGTATTTCATGTGTTACTTTCTAAAAATTATACGCAAAATCTACTTTAAAAACTAATTGAGCGAGCTCTTCTTCAGATAATAAAGTACTATCCAAAACACCAATATTGACATAAACATTTTCAATATTCATACGTGTCGCAAAACCAATTCTATGTCTATCACCCAGAAGATAATCTGGTTTAACTTCAAAAACAGACGGAATATAATCGTAGGAGATAGAAAGTCTAAGCTCTTCCTGAATTATTCTTGTATAGGAAAAACCCTGCTCAACCAACCACTCATTCCTGTATTCGCCACTATTTTCAAACTCTCTATAAACAGTATTTGATCTGAAAACATTTTTATCCCATAAATATTCCAAACCACCGCTAATTGTCAAACCTTGAAAATAATATTTGTCCTTGTCAACATTATCAAGCTCATCCTGCATCCAGACAGGAGAAATTACTCCCAAATGAAGTGTGCTAGAATAGCCAGTTTTTAAATCCAATTTTCCTCTAACAGAAATACCTTGAACTTTTTTATAGTCTTCATCTGTATTTTGATATCTTTCTTTGAAGCCACTCAAATTATAATCAATACCAAAGGATAAAATATTATCTTCAACTCTACTCACAAAACCCAAACCAATTTGATCCTGTTTCCTGTGATATTCTCTTTCATATTTATCATCAACTATGGATCTAAAAGGTGTATTGTAAAAAAGATACGGCATAAAATCATGTCTATGATTCCAAATTATTGAAACAGATTTAAAAGGATCAATGTTTTCAAGCCTGTCATAACTTTGACCAAATTTTCCACCTCTGGTTACATCTGTTGAAATTGAAAAAAGAACCGTTTTTACTTTCGTTAATTCGGTAGTTTCAAGTGGCAAAAAACCAAACACTTCATCAAAAGTTTCAATATATTGTGCTGATGGATAACTCAAATTAAGATTGTCGTAAAGCATGAACTCTTCAAAGCCGAAAAGTGAAAATACAAAAATTAGCACTGCTGATATTATTTTATTCATTTGATGACCTGTCTGTTATATTCATATATCATAATTGATGCTGCCGATGCCACATTTAGTGAATTTTTATTTCCTACTAGCGGTATTTCGATTATACCATCACATAGTGAAATAGTTTCCTGATTTATCCCAATCTCCTCATTTCCAAGTATTATAGCAGTTTTTTTTGGAAAACTAAACTCTGTCAATTTATTACTTCCTGTAGTTTTCTCAGCACCATAAATCATGTAACCATCATCTTTTAATGTCGCAATGGTAATATTTAAATTTTCTCTGATAATTTCAACATGATTTTCCGTATTTTTAGCTGTTTTTTTAACTGAATTATTTTCCACTCCAGGTGTAATACCACATAAAATTACTTGCTTAACTCCAAAACATTCAGCAGATCTAATAATGGAACCTACATTGAAAGATGATCTAATATTTTCCAATATAAGTACAAGGTAAGTAGTAATGTTTTTATTTGTAGTATCATTTTTAATCTGAATATATTGTTTCTCAGAATCAGAAAACCCAGTCTCTTCTTTTAAATAAATATATAGATAATGTATCTTTTCAAGTAAAACTCTGCTATCATCCTCGGTCAAAATTGATTGAAGATTTATGAAAATATTTGTCATATCTTCTAGATCAAAAATCAGTAAAGTAAAATCTTTAAGATCATTCAAATTTACATTTCTATTTTCAATCAAATCATCTCTTACTATTCGTAATGAATCAGCAAGGCGATTGCATCTTGTCTTGTAAGGTAATTT includes:
- a CDS encoding DUF3147 family protein, translated to MYWIITKFFITAGIIVFISEVVKRSDKLGSLIASLPTVTILAMIWMFVENTDKSKISNHAYYTFWYVVPTLPMFLIFPYLYNRFSFFASLGICVIVTFVCFILTAVIAKYFGVDLF
- the prmC gene encoding peptide chain release factor N(5)-glutamine methyltransferase; translated protein: MSTYRLLDILNLTKDFFTKNNIENSRFEAEQILSSYFKIKRLDLYLQFEKPVNESELAEIRELLKRRKNGEPLQYILGETGFLGNNYKVNKNVLIPRFDTEVLAAELIDILKKSDKLYRILDIGTGSGCIPISVLCECQNCEFIAIDISDDALETAKENGKINGVSERVSFFKRDILEEFRVKEKFDIVVSNPPYIPLHEYENLDSEVKNYEPRGALTDGGDGLKFYRRFAELLPLILKGDGLFLFEIGYNQKDDISKIFENYEIDFIKDISGHTRVVKGKMRCIG
- the selA gene encoding L-seryl-tRNA(Sec) selenium transferase, coding for MNKELLKSIPKIDNLIKSEKLEQFFNLYERNFVLKFINEVIDELRSLILAGKIDSFDEDWIIEKVHKKITDIFAVFTGKVVNGTGIVLNTGLGRAPLSENAIDKLNEILRGYSTLEVDVESGKRGRREDKIDSLVALLTGAEAATVVNNNAAAVMICLNTLSEDKEVVISRGEQVEIGGAFRMPDIIKKSGAIMIEVGTTNKTHLKDYENAISENTGALVKVHTSNYRVMGFTKEIEIEELAELGKKHNVETYFDLGGGVIKDLSIHGLPYEPLVSDSLKAGIGLVSFSGDKSLGGPQCGVIAGKKELIDRVKKNPLMRAFRMDKLRLSLLEETLKGFFRNDYAKLNKTYELLTTPKDKLKEKAENLFNLLYQNIQDKINFKIIELEDQAGSGTLPTETIKGFGVSFTQQKISCNRFANLMRTIGEVPVFGYVSNETYIISIRTLFDGDNDIILNNCRKIVDEYL
- a CDS encoding HAD family hydrolase, which encodes MKYIVGIDLHGTLLDDDEKVRSDYYDKLKNLFREKPSNFKLYVCTGNDLPFVQRKLGDLLELFDGSVLETGAVISYDNLTETVITESVDVEKIKKLQKRLESEEFPEIYKYARRLSSISMFTNFGESVEKFFKTTCSYLEDDKDDYYRITHSSVAVDIVPAFANKYFGLKYIANDDDIIVGIADSLNDLEMLEKSDMSFVPNNYSKKLDGITVRSFRSLSDYNNNFIGVSEGKTSEGVYQIVSYLFKNYGV